A genomic region of Jaculus jaculus isolate mJacJac1 chromosome 10, mJacJac1.mat.Y.cur, whole genome shotgun sequence contains the following coding sequences:
- the Tas2r41 gene encoding LOW QUALITY PROTEIN: taste receptor type 2 member 41 (The sequence of the model RefSeq protein was modified relative to this genomic sequence to represent the inferred CDS: inserted 4 bases in 4 codons; deleted 5 bases in 4 codons; substituted 1 base at 1 genomic stop codon), producing MKVSTQAKPGKANQRQLVSKWYLSPGEICIISEPRARFPTTAQASLSRRETSQGRVGQGGDPGAQASSGDQRRELWASYCLVLWELLDNGFILLTFSWEWLSCGRLLPPMILLSLDASRFCQHCXGVVNSVSYFPHPVESSSILPRLLIGLHWVLVSLATLWFCTWLSVLSCIKTANFSHPPLLWLKWRLPALIPWLLLGSVLAPLIVTLLFFAGGNHKAFQAFLSRAFFWEHNLYEWNRRLETSYFMPPRLVMMSILYSLSLVSVLPWVNSHLGHNARSPPDPSTQAHGRALMSLISSLCXYALSFMSMATXTLSITSGSGRYWPWQIILYLCMSIRPFVCIXNNLKFXGIPRQFLLLARGFWGT from the exons ATGAAGGTTAGCACGCAGGCAAAACCAGGGAAAGCAAATCAGAGGCAGCTGGTGTCCAAGTGGTACCTGAGCCCAGGGGAAATTTGCATCATCTCTGAGCCAAGGGCACGCTTTCCCACGACTGCCCAAGCATCCTTGTCTCGAAGAGAGACATCTCAGGGAagagtggggcagggaggagacccAGGGGCCCAGGCCTCCTCTGGTGACCAGAGGAGGGAGCTATGGGCTTCGTATTGCTTGGTTTTGTGGGAGCTCCTAGACAACGGCTTCATCCTCCTGACGTTCAGCTGGGAATGGCTGTCATGTGGCCGGCTC CTGCCCCCAATGATCCTGCTCAGCTTGGACGCCTCTCGCTTTTGTCAGCACT GCGGGGTGGTGAACAGTGTCTCCTACTTCCCGCATCCGGTTGAGTCCTCCAGCATCCTCCCCCGGCTGCTCATTGGTCTCCACTGGGTTTTGGTGAGCTTGGCTACTCTCTGGTTTTGCACCTGGCTC AGTGTGCTGTCCTGCATCAAGACTGCTAACTTCTCCCACCCTCCTTTGCTCTGGTTGAAGTGGAGGCTCCCT GCTTTGATCCCTTGGCTCCTGCTGGGCTCTGTCTTGGCGCCCCTCATTGTGACTCTGCTGTTCTTT GCGGGGGGGAATCATAAGGCATTCCAGGCATTCTTAAGTAGGGCATTTTTCTGGGAACACAATCTTTACGAGTGGAACAGGAGGCTGGAAACCAGCTATTTCATGCCTCCGAGACTTGTGATGATGTCAATtctttactctctttctctggtcTCAGTTCTGCCTTGGGTCAATTCCCACCTGGGGCACAACGCGCGTAGCCCGCCGGACCCCAGCACCCAGGCTCACGGCAGAGCTCTGATGTCACTCATCTCCTCCCTGT CCTATGCCCTGTCCTTCATGTCCATGGCCA GGACACTCTCCATCACCTCGGGCAGTGGGCGGTACTGGCCCTGGCAGATTATCCTCTACCTGTGCATGTCTATACGTCCCTTTGTCTGCA TCAACAACCTCAAGTTTTGAGGCATACCCAGACAGTTTCTTCTGTTAGCTAGGGGCTTCTGGGGGACCTAA